A portion of the Methanosphaera cuniculi genome contains these proteins:
- a CDS encoding rubredoxin, with the protein MQKWKCTLCGWIYDPERENGVDFEDLPADWKCPLCGAGKEAFEPVE; encoded by the coding sequence ATGCAAAAATGGAAATGTACATTATGTGGATGGATATATGACCCAGAACGTGAAAATGGAGTAGATTTTGAAGATTTACCAGCAGACTGGAAATGTCCCCTATGTGGTGCAGGAAAAGAAGCCTTTGAACCTGTAGAATAA
- a CDS encoding potassium channel family protein has translation MYVIIVGAGRVGQNLANSLIRQGITVTLIEDNEVKSSEVANEINAMVIKGDATNIKILEEADISEADVFVAATGHDEVNLLTSVLAQKYENIKKIIARVNELEHVEAFNRVGIKITVSPESTVATYLERIITRPKIADLIVLGRGTTELLDIKIENKKLFGKRVLDYSPTENYMVCAVYEDNELIIPQEDTLFYKDQRISVLTKSDYVDEVTNFFAS, from the coding sequence ATGTATGTAATTATTGTAGGTGCAGGACGTGTAGGACAAAATCTTGCAAACTCACTAATAAGACAAGGAATAACAGTAACACTAATTGAGGATAATGAAGTTAAATCATCCGAAGTTGCAAATGAAATAAATGCAATGGTAATAAAAGGTGATGCAACTAATATTAAAATACTTGAAGAAGCAGATATTAGTGAAGCAGATGTATTTGTAGCAGCAACAGGACATGATGAGGTAAATCTTTTAACATCAGTACTGGCACAAAAATATGAAAATATTAAAAAAATAATAGCACGTGTAAATGAACTTGAACATGTAGAAGCATTTAATCGTGTGGGAATAAAAATTACAGTAAGTCCTGAATCAACTGTAGCAACATATCTTGAACGTATTATTACAAGACCTAAAATTGCTGATCTTATCGTACTTGGACGTGGTACAACAGAATTACTAGATATTAAAATTGAAAATAAGAAATTATTTGGAAAACGAGTACTTGATTATAGTCCTACTGAAAACTATATGGTATGTGCAGTTTATGAAGATAATGAGTTAATAATTCCACAAGAAGATACATTATTTTATAAAGATCAGAGAATTTCAGTACTTACAAAATCAGATTATGTAGATGAGGTTACAAACTTCTTTGCATCATAA
- the thiC gene encoding phosphomethylpyrimidine synthase → MTQMLEAMRGNITEAMKAVAADEQLDPEYIRKMVAKGYIAIPDNNQRETVAVGIGENLRTKVNATIGTSTDINDLDMELEKAKVAEEAGADTLMELSIGGDLDNIRRTVLANTKKPVGSVPIYQTAVEAIEKEGSAIYMEPDDMLKNIEKQAKDGIDFMAIHCSVNRETLKRLKREGRKGGLVSRGGSFISSWMVHHDVENPLYENYDQVLDIVEEYDVCLSMANAMRAGALTDSTDRAQIQELIVLGELVDRARERGVQTIVEGPGHIPINEIETNINIQKKMCKNAPFYMLGPIVTDIAPAYDHIVSAIGAAQCARYGANFICYVTPAEHLALPGVEDVREGVIATRIGAHAGDLAIDMERFGQEDIKMADARKQLNWEEQYAHALFPEDARAIRDKRPPEADDTCTMCGNYCAIKIVNQWLDKADKEAFDN, encoded by the coding sequence ATGACACAAATGTTAGAAGCTATGAGAGGAAACATAACCGAAGCTATGAAAGCTGTAGCTGCAGATGAACAATTAGACCCTGAATACATCAGAAAAATGGTTGCAAAAGGATACATTGCAATACCAGATAACAACCAAAGAGAAACTGTAGCAGTAGGTATTGGTGAAAACCTAAGAACAAAAGTAAATGCAACAATAGGAACATCCACAGATATTAATGATCTTGACATGGAACTTGAAAAAGCAAAAGTTGCAGAAGAAGCAGGAGCAGACACACTTATGGAACTAAGTATCGGAGGAGACTTAGACAACATAAGAAGAACAGTACTTGCAAACACAAAAAAACCTGTAGGAAGCGTACCTATATACCAAACAGCAGTAGAAGCAATCGAAAAAGAAGGATCCGCAATATACATGGAACCAGACGACATGCTTAAAAACATTGAAAAACAAGCAAAAGACGGAATAGACTTCATGGCTATCCACTGTTCAGTAAACCGTGAAACCCTCAAAAGACTCAAAAGAGAAGGACGTAAAGGAGGACTTGTAAGTAGAGGAGGATCATTCATATCCTCATGGATGGTACACCACGATGTAGAAAACCCATTATATGAAAACTACGACCAAGTACTAGATATCGTAGAAGAATACGATGTATGTCTAAGTATGGCAAACGCAATGCGTGCAGGAGCACTTACAGACTCTACAGACAGAGCTCAAATACAAGAACTAATCGTATTAGGAGAACTCGTAGACAGAGCAAGAGAAAGAGGAGTACAAACAATCGTAGAAGGACCAGGACACATCCCAATTAACGAAATTGAAACAAACATCAACATTCAGAAAAAAATGTGTAAAAACGCACCATTCTACATGCTCGGTCCTATAGTAACAGATATTGCACCAGCATACGACCACATCGTATCAGCAATAGGAGCAGCACAATGTGCAAGATACGGAGCAAACTTCATATGTTACGTAACACCAGCAGAACACCTCGCACTTCCAGGAGTAGAAGATGTACGTGAAGGAGTAATTGCAACAAGAATCGGAGCACACGCAGGAGACCTTGCAATAGACATGGAAAGATTCGGACAAGAAGATATCAAAATGGCTGATGCAAGAAAACAACTCAACTGGGAAGAACAATACGCACACGCATTATTCCCTGAAGATGCAAGAGCTATCAGAGATAAAAGACCACCTGAAGCAGATGATACCTGTACAATGTGTGGAAACTACTGTGCAATTAAAATTGTAAACCAATGGTTAGATAAAGCTGACAAAGAAGCTTTCGATAACTAA
- a CDS encoding carbohydrate kinase family protein, whose amino-acid sequence MSEIDLLVIGHTCFDYIMQVKEFSKVNTSALVTNLEQLHGGAAGNVAVIASKMGLDVDLISCVGKDFIGSKYESQLIDDGVNIANMIVADNLNTPTAFVLTNPEDQQMFYFYWGAAKKYSTTPINEAAILDAEAMHIATGDPEYNIKCAKFAYANDKLVSFDPGQDLTLYTTQNLHDMLQNCNILFGNEHEIECICDLLEMNIDEILDYGPGIIVKSLGSNGSEIYQEREDPIHIDALTVKAEDPTGAGDSYRAAFLSQYLRGNDVKMCGEFASTVASYIVQAQGTQTNIPTQDQVLEKMNDFYND is encoded by the coding sequence ATGTCAGAAATTGATTTACTGGTTATAGGACATACATGTTTTGATTACATCATGCAAGTTAAGGAATTTTCAAAAGTTAATACATCAGCTTTAGTTACAAATCTTGAACAATTACATGGAGGAGCAGCTGGTAATGTTGCTGTTATTGCATCTAAGATGGGTCTAGATGTTGATCTTATTTCATGTGTTGGTAAAGATTTTATTGGTAGTAAATATGAAAGTCAGCTTATTGATGATGGAGTTAATATTGCTAATATGATTGTTGCTGATAATCTTAACACACCTACAGCTTTTGTTTTAACAAATCCTGAGGATCAACAAATGTTTTATTTCTACTGGGGTGCAGCTAAAAAGTATTCAACAACACCTATTAATGAGGCTGCTATTTTAGATGCTGAAGCTATGCATATTGCAACAGGAGATCCTGAATATAACATTAAATGTGCTAAATTTGCATATGCTAATGATAAACTTGTATCTTTTGATCCTGGACAAGATTTAACTTTATATACAACACAGAATTTACATGACATGCTACAAAATTGTAATATTTTATTTGGTAATGAACATGAAATTGAATGTATTTGTGATTTGCTTGAAATGAATATTGATGAAATTCTCGATTATGGTCCTGGCATTATTGTTAAAAGTCTTGGAAGTAATGGTAGTGAAATATATCAAGAACGTGAAGATCCAATTCATATTGATGCTTTAACAGTTAAAGCAGAAGATCCTACAGGTGCTGGAGATTCATATCGTGCAGCATTCTTAAGTCAGTATCTTAGAGGTAATGATGTTAAAATGTGTGGTGAATTTGCATCAACTGTTGCATCATATATTGTTCAAGCTCAAGGTACACAGACAAATATTCCTACACAAGATCAAGTTCTTGAAAAAATGAATGATTTTTATAATGATTAA
- a CDS encoding LysR family transcriptional regulator, whose protein sequence is MKIKAKISLSVDDNTYDYKLFETLDAINKLHSQRKAAKHVGVSHSVLNRRILKAEKQLDEKLVDVTPRGSYLTEFARDILDEYETYMLRLNNHDSMIKVAGGPISCEFLRELAIGYNLANISFIETDPDTAYDLANMGMIDILGFDDPVLAYIHNLEPIPLGRDYLKMLIHPGEVFNSIYDLEGLSFIEVENSAQRLVWNSLVDYNVNFDIVSTVSSFHEAIRMVENDPNLYTFINNSMSYTSENTSNVLEDNTSHIISALNVKNDSLVESFLNFASHNAQKITVSYGFKHLLDE, encoded by the coding sequence ATGAAAATTAAAGCTAAAATAAGTCTCAGTGTAGATGATAATACATATGATTATAAACTCTTTGAAACACTTGATGCTATAAATAAACTGCATTCGCAACGAAAAGCAGCAAAACATGTAGGAGTTTCACACTCAGTACTTAATAGACGTATACTAAAAGCTGAAAAACAACTTGATGAAAAACTAGTTGATGTAACACCACGTGGATCATATCTTACAGAATTTGCTCGAGATATTCTTGATGAATATGAAACTTATATGCTTCGTCTTAATAATCATGATTCTATGATAAAAGTAGCAGGTGGTCCTATAAGTTGTGAATTTCTTCGTGAACTTGCAATAGGATATAATTTGGCTAATATAAGTTTTATTGAAACTGATCCTGATACTGCATATGATTTGGCTAATATGGGTATGATTGATATTCTTGGATTTGATGATCCAGTATTAGCATATATTCATAATCTTGAACCAATACCACTTGGACGTGATTATCTTAAAATGTTAATACATCCTGGTGAGGTTTTTAATTCTATTTATGATCTTGAGGGTTTATCATTTATTGAGGTTGAAAATTCTGCACAAAGACTTGTTTGGAATAGTCTTGTAGATTATAATGTTAATTTTGATATTGTATCAACTGTAAGTTCTTTTCATGAGGCAATACGGATGGTTGAAAATGATCCAAACTTATATACATTCATAAATAATAGTATGTCATATACATCAGAAAATACATCTAATGTATTAGAGGATAATACTAGTCATATAATCAGTGCTTTAAATGTTAAAAATGATAGTTTAGTTGAAAGTTTTCTTAATTTTGCATCACATAATGCACAAAAGATAACTGTAAGTTATGGATTTAAACATTTACTTGATGAATGA
- the lysS gene encoding lysine--tRNA ligase, which translates to MTKHWTERIAEELYQEDKDEYTVGSGTSISGSIHIGNSCDVFIANAVSKELRKLGAKAKTLWIADDYDPLRKVPFPLPESYEKYLGQPYYEIPCPEGCCDNFVEHFQKPFTEALGEFDIEDLIIESGAKMYKGGEYTEATKIALENADRIREIFNQYREHPLKETWLPYNPICEECGRVNTTEAYDYDGTMVKYKCECGHEGEEDYTTGKGKLTWRVEWAARWKILGIVCEPFGKDHAASGGSYDVSKIISEEIFDYPAPFPVPYEWITLDGDAMSKSKGVFFSPEAWLKIGKPETLNYFIFRNKPLKPKDFSPKMGFLDLMDQYDRTERIAYDEEEASNPKEKEKLTKIYEVSQIKEKSPVMPFQASYRFLTVAYQIANGDAEKIYEILKKNHQLQSRLEDVEFSKLNDIDRADYLQRLEYVNNWLETYAPKFVKFQVMKKMPRIEITDEQKEFLSQLADVLENETFNSDVEFHDRMYEILEALGMKPQKAFQAIYKTIIGKKQGPRAASFVLSLDKDFVVKRFRLEE; encoded by the coding sequence ATGACAAAACATTGGACAGAAAGAATAGCTGAGGAACTATACCAAGAAGATAAAGATGAATATACAGTAGGAAGTGGAACATCCATATCAGGATCAATCCACATAGGAAACAGTTGTGATGTATTCATAGCAAATGCTGTAAGTAAAGAACTAAGAAAACTCGGAGCAAAAGCAAAAACACTATGGATAGCAGATGACTATGATCCACTAAGAAAAGTACCATTCCCACTACCAGAATCATATGAAAAATACTTAGGACAACCATACTATGAAATACCTTGTCCTGAAGGATGTTGTGACAACTTTGTAGAACACTTCCAAAAACCATTCACAGAAGCACTAGGTGAATTTGATATAGAAGATCTAATAATTGAAAGTGGAGCAAAGATGTATAAAGGTGGAGAATACACAGAAGCTACAAAAATAGCATTAGAAAACGCTGATCGTATACGTGAAATCTTCAACCAATACAGAGAACACCCATTAAAAGAAACATGGCTACCATACAACCCAATATGTGAAGAATGTGGACGTGTAAATACAACAGAAGCATATGATTATGATGGAACAATGGTAAAATACAAATGTGAATGCGGACATGAAGGTGAAGAAGACTACACTACAGGAAAAGGAAAACTCACATGGCGTGTTGAATGGGCAGCAAGATGGAAAATACTAGGAATAGTATGTGAACCATTTGGAAAAGACCACGCAGCAAGTGGAGGATCATATGACGTAAGTAAAATAATATCTGAAGAAATCTTTGATTACCCAGCACCATTCCCAGTTCCATATGAATGGATCACACTTGATGGAGATGCAATGAGTAAATCAAAAGGAGTATTCTTCTCACCTGAAGCATGGCTAAAAATAGGAAAACCAGAAACACTAAACTACTTCATATTCAGAAACAAACCATTAAAACCAAAAGATTTCAGTCCAAAAATGGGATTCTTAGATCTTATGGATCAATATGATCGTACCGAAAGAATAGCATATGATGAAGAAGAAGCAAGTAACCCAAAAGAAAAAGAAAAATTAACTAAAATATATGAAGTATCACAAATTAAAGAAAAATCACCTGTAATGCCATTCCAAGCATCATACAGATTCTTAACTGTTGCATACCAAATAGCAAATGGAGATGCTGAAAAAATCTATGAAATACTTAAGAAAAATCATCAACTACAATCACGTCTAGAAGATGTAGAATTTAGTAAACTAAATGACATAGATCGTGCAGATTATCTCCAACGTCTTGAATATGTAAACAACTGGCTTGAAACATATGCTCCTAAATTTGTAAAATTCCAAGTAATGAAGAAAATGCCACGTATTGAAATTACAGATGAACAAAAAGAGTTCCTATCTCAACTTGCAGATGTTCTTGAAAATGAAACATTTAATAGTGATGTAGAATTCCATGATCGTATGTATGAAATACTTGAAGCACTAGGTATGAAACCACAAAAAGCATTCCAAGCAATCTATAAAACAATCATAGGTAAAAAACAAGGACCAAGAGCAGCATCATTTGTACTATCACTTGATAAGGACTTTGTTGTAAAAAGATTTAGATTAGAAGAATAA